A single window of Candidatus Binatus sp. DNA harbors:
- a CDS encoding PAS domain S-box protein: MGRHETDIAEDEISRREAAERELEAVRGELAAQVAARHEIQVRLEQEIAQRDRIIAEGELAAAKLRESETGLRQLFDQNPDSMAILDLETGRYIDINDEYTRSTGFCREDVVGKRSREFFPFVNAEEGLRYAEELKRVGVLRNMEATFRRKDGSSYHGVISGVSFKLRGHLCLVSTNRDISVLKKTQDELVAAREAALEASRAKDRIIAEGELTAVNLRESEAALRQVFDQNLDSMSIIDLETGRYIDINEEYTRNTGFCRDDIVGKRSREFKSMAIPEENERLSAELKRAGLVRNMEATFRRKDGSTYHGLISAINLKLRGHLCCITITRDIGVLKETQRQLIAAREAALEASRAKSDFLSSMSHEIRTPMNAVLGMADMLWESDLTEEQRRYLDIMRRNGVTLLDLINEILDLAKVESGQLILEEVDFDIRDLIDSMIETMGLRAHEKHLELAGQVAPDVPHNLVGDPLRLRQVMVNLLSNAVKFTDHGEIVLRVEMARPDTGSGTTSIRFSVADTGVGIAHDKTDSIFDAFTQADSSTTRKYGGTGLGLTIVKRLVE; encoded by the coding sequence AGTTGCCGCTCGACACGAAATACAGGTTCGCCTCGAACAGGAAATTGCGCAGCGCGATCGGATTATTGCCGAGGGCGAGCTGGCTGCGGCCAAGTTGCGCGAGAGCGAGACAGGGCTGCGCCAACTTTTCGATCAGAATCCCGATTCGATGGCGATTCTCGATCTCGAAACCGGCAGATACATCGATATCAACGACGAGTACACCCGCAGTACCGGCTTCTGCCGCGAAGACGTCGTCGGCAAACGCTCACGCGAATTCTTTCCATTCGTGAACGCTGAAGAGGGTCTTCGTTACGCCGAAGAGCTCAAACGAGTCGGCGTGCTCAGGAACATGGAGGCCACCTTTCGCCGCAAGGACGGCAGCAGCTACCACGGCGTGATCTCCGGGGTCAGCTTCAAGCTGCGCGGACATCTGTGCTTGGTCTCGACCAACCGCGATATCAGCGTGCTCAAGAAAACCCAGGATGAGCTGGTCGCCGCGCGCGAAGCCGCGCTCGAAGCCTCGCGGGCCAAGGACCGCATCATAGCCGAGGGCGAGCTGACCGCGGTTAACTTGCGCGAGAGCGAGGCGGCGCTGCGCCAAGTGTTCGATCAGAACCTCGATTCCATGTCGATTATCGATCTCGAAACCGGCAGATACATCGACATCAACGAGGAGTACACCCGAAATACCGGCTTCTGCCGCGACGATATCGTCGGCAAACGTTCGCGCGAATTCAAGTCAATGGCGATCCCCGAAGAGAACGAGCGCCTGAGCGCCGAGCTCAAACGAGCCGGCCTGGTCAGGAACATGGAGGCAACCTTCCGCCGCAAGGACGGCAGCACCTACCACGGCCTGATCTCCGCGATCAATCTCAAGCTGCGCGGACATCTGTGCTGCATCACGATCACTCGCGATATCGGCGTGCTCAAGGAAACACAACGTCAGCTAATCGCGGCGCGCGAAGCCGCACTCGAAGCTTCGCGGGCCAAGTCTGACTTCCTTTCGAGCATGTCGCACGAGATCCGCACGCCGATGAACGCAGTGCTCGGGATGGCCGACATGCTGTGGGAAAGCGACTTGACCGAAGAGCAGCGCCGCTACCTGGACATCATGCGCAGGAACGGGGTCACCCTGCTCGACCTGATCAATGAGATCCTCGACCTCGCCAAAGTCGAAAGCGGCCAGCTCATCCTTGAGGAAGTCGACTTCGACATCCGCGACCTGATCGACTCGATGATCGAGACGATGGGGCTGCGGGCGCACGAGAAGCATCTCGAACTCGCCGGCCAGGTGGCGCCCGACGTGCCGCACAACCTGGTTGGCGATCCGCTGCGCCTGCGCCAGGTGATGGTTAATTTGCTCAGCAACGCGGTTAAATTCACCGACCACGGCGAGATCGTGCTCAGGGTCGAGATGGCCCGCCCGGATACCGGCTCGGGTACCACCTCGATTCGGTTCTCGGTGGCGGACACCGGGGTCGGGATCGCGCACGACAAGACCGATAGCATCTTTGACGCCTTCACCCAGGCCGACTCCTCGACGACGCGAAAGTATGGCGGAACCGGGCTGGGGCTCACGATCGTCAAGCGTCTGGTCGAGAT